A section of the Thermomicrobiales bacterium genome encodes:
- a CDS encoding M20/M25/M40 family metallo-hydrolase: TVGVAGMEDPYSGRVEGNKLYGRGADDMKAAMAAALVLLETIARADDFPGKLIVTFVVDEEHSSIGTEAICNEIDRWNPDAALILEATGLNLCIAHKGFVWATITTQGFAAHGSLYAIGVDAIAHMGRVLSAFEKYTHDLAAREPHPLVGPPSMHASLIRGGQELSSYPDICVLEIERRTIPGESRESVTRELQEMLDALADEDEQFQATLEIGLSRDSFEIDREAEIVQTIARIAAAERGETPEVQGAAGWMDSSLLDKAGVPVVIFGPDGVGGHGLVEWADLDVLETFAQILGQVCYEYCAAG; the protein is encoded by the coding sequence ACCGTCGGCGTCGCTGGCATGGAGGACCCGTACTCCGGCCGGGTTGAGGGCAACAAGCTCTACGGTCGCGGTGCCGACGACATGAAGGCGGCGATGGCTGCTGCGCTGGTGTTGCTGGAAACGATCGCCAGGGCCGATGACTTCCCCGGCAAGCTCATCGTCACATTTGTCGTCGATGAAGAGCACTCCAGCATCGGAACTGAAGCGATCTGCAATGAGATCGACCGCTGGAATCCCGACGCTGCGCTGATCCTCGAAGCAACCGGACTGAACCTCTGCATCGCCCACAAGGGGTTCGTCTGGGCGACGATTACGACGCAGGGATTCGCAGCACACGGCAGCCTCTATGCAATCGGCGTCGATGCGATTGCGCACATGGGTCGCGTGCTGTCGGCGTTCGAGAAGTACACGCATGATCTCGCAGCGCGCGAGCCGCACCCGCTGGTTGGGCCGCCATCGATGCATGCGTCGCTGATTCGGGGAGGGCAGGAGCTGTCATCATATCCCGACATCTGCGTGCTGGAGATCGAGCGCCGGACGATCCCCGGTGAGTCGCGCGAGAGCGTGACCCGCGAGCTCCAGGAGATGCTCGACGCACTTGCTGACGAGGATGAGCAATTTCAGGCGACGCTGGAGATCGGTCTGAGTCGCGATTCGTTCGAAATCGATCGCGAGGCCGAGATAGTGCAGACCATCGCGCGCATCGCAGCAGCGGAGCGCGGCGAAACGCCGGAGGTCCAGGGGGCGGCTGGATGGATGGATTCGTCGTTGCTCGACAAGGCTGGTGTGCCGGTGGTCATCTTCGGCCCGGATGGCGTCGGCGGTCATGGACTCGTGGAATGGGCTGACCTGGACGTGCTGGAAACATTTGCTCAGATTCTCGGACAGGTTTGCTACGAATATTGCGCGGCGGGGTGA
- a CDS encoding aspartate kinase: MSQSHDAPALSERAACSLNSIMGTTMRVLKFGGTSVGSAAAISNTADILAAQRAQDERIVGVFSAMSGITNLLLSRADAAAHGDSEGVDAVRADLLAPHYAALFELVEDADRRRQTEALIAHHADEVSRLLYSIYVLRECTARARDRIASFGERMSTLLVAATLEDRGIAAQAIPSDTLIVTDSAFGNASPLLDRTTFRTRSTLEPLFQAGVMPIVTGFFGADEQGLTTTLGRGGSDYSAAILGYALDADEVQIWTDVDGVLTADPRVVPEAQMLDRVSYAEATELAYFGAKVIHPKTMHPAVEKGIPIRIQNTFNPDHVGTLIGADAPGQANGDNGTRRPAKALASVTGFAAVTVFGRGQIGVTDTTSRIFRAVGRTNANVYMISQASSQHSLTFLLEESYVAAIERELRAEFAADLELGRVESIAVDRDLAIVAVIGERMRGTPGVAGRVFSTLGAAGINIIAIAQGSSELNISCAIAGNEATRAVRALHEAFELAR; this comes from the coding sequence ATGTCACAATCACATGATGCTCCGGCCTTGTCGGAGCGCGCGGCATGCAGCTTGAACAGCATTATGGGGACGACGATGCGGGTATTGAAATTCGGGGGGACTTCGGTAGGCAGCGCTGCGGCGATCTCAAACACCGCCGACATTCTCGCAGCGCAGCGCGCGCAGGACGAACGCATCGTCGGTGTCTTTTCGGCCATGAGCGGTATTACTAACCTGCTGTTGTCGCGGGCCGACGCAGCAGCGCACGGTGATTCCGAGGGTGTCGATGCCGTCCGGGCCGATCTCCTGGCTCCGCACTACGCCGCGCTCTTTGAGCTTGTTGAGGACGCGGATCGACGGCGACAGACTGAGGCGTTGATCGCCCACCACGCCGACGAGGTGTCGCGGCTGCTGTATTCGATTTACGTCCTGCGCGAATGCACCGCCCGTGCGCGTGACCGCATCGCCTCATTCGGCGAGCGGATGAGCACGCTGCTGGTTGCGGCCACGCTGGAGGATCGCGGCATCGCAGCCCAGGCGATCCCGTCCGACACGCTGATCGTGACTGACAGTGCGTTTGGCAATGCCTCGCCGCTGCTCGATCGCACGACGTTCCGCACGCGCTCAACGCTTGAGCCGCTCTTTCAGGCCGGCGTGATGCCGATTGTCACCGGATTCTTCGGGGCAGACGAGCAAGGGCTGACGACGACGCTCGGGCGTGGTGGATCAGACTATTCGGCGGCCATCCTCGGCTACGCGCTCGACGCCGACGAAGTACAGATCTGGACCGATGTTGACGGCGTCCTGACCGCTGACCCGCGTGTCGTGCCGGAAGCTCAGATGCTTGATCGCGTGAGCTACGCCGAAGCGACCGAGCTCGCCTACTTCGGCGCGAAGGTGATCCATCCTAAAACGATGCACCCGGCAGTTGAGAAGGGCATTCCCATCCGGATTCAGAACACGTTCAATCCGGATCACGTTGGCACGCTCATTGGTGCGGACGCGCCGGGCCAGGCGAACGGCGACAACGGCACTCGCCGACCGGCGAAGGCGCTGGCGTCAGTCACCGGCTTCGCGGCTGTCACAGTCTTCGGTCGCGGCCAGATCGGCGTGACCGATACGACATCGCGCATCTTCCGCGCGGTTGGTCGCACCAATGCCAATGTCTACATGATTTCGCAGGCGTCATCGCAGCATTCGCTGACCTTCCTGCTGGAGGAAAGCTACGTCGCGGCGATCGAGCGTGAGCTGCGCGCCGAGTTTGCGGCCGATCTGGAGTTGGGTCGCGTCGAATCGATCGCGGTCGACCGCGACCTCGCCATCGTTGCCGTCATCGGTGAGCGTATGCGCGGCACGCCCGGCGTGGCAGGACGCGTCTTTTCGACGCTCGGCGCTGCCGGGATCAACATCATCGCGATTGCGCAGGGTTCGAGCGAACTGAACATCTCGTGCGCCATTGCCGGCAACGAGGCGACCCGCGCCGTCCGGGCGCTGCATGAAGCGTTCGAGTTGGCGCGGTAG